The following coding sequences are from one Capsicum annuum cultivar UCD-10X-F1 chromosome 3, UCD10Xv1.1, whole genome shotgun sequence window:
- the LOC107866035 gene encoding NAC domain-containing protein 86 isoform X2, whose product MAPVGLPPGFRFHPTDEELVNYYLKRKIHGQEIELDIIPEVDLYKCEPWELAEKSFLPSRDPEWYFFGPRDRKYPNGFRTNRATRAGYWKSTGKDRRVSSQNRAIGMKKTLVYYRGRAPQGIRTDWVMHEYRLDDKECEEISSIQDSYALCRVFKKNGICSEIEELGQPSINVPSFEYPLTQGINNNNNVHDQYQTPSPDVPLASSSCCIEEDEKDDSWMQFITEDAWCNSSNSPFQGEEISPLAFTNL is encoded by the exons ATGGCGCCCGTCGGTCTCCCTCCTGGTTTTAGGTTCCATCCCACCGATGAAGAACTCGTTAATTACTATCTCAAACGAAAAATCCATGGCCAAGAGATTGAACTTGATATCATCCCTGAAGTTGATCTCTACAAATGTGAGCCTTGGGAATTAGCAG AGAAATCTTTTTTGCCAAGTAGAGATCCGGAGTGGTATTTTTTTGGTCCAAGGGACAGGAAGTATCCGAACGGGTTCAGAACGAACAGAGCCACTAGAGCTGGATACTGGAAATCGACAGGGAAAGATAGGAGAGTGTCATCGCAGAATCGCGCGATTGGGATGAAGAAAACGTTGGTGTATTACAGGGGAAGAGCACCACAGGGGATTAGAACTGATTGGGTAATGCATGAGTATAGACTAGATGATAAAGAATGTGAAGAAATCTCCAGCATTCAG GATTCATATGCATTGTGTCGCGTATTCAAGAAAAATGGTATTTGTTCAGAAATAGAAGAACTAGGGCAACCTAGTATTAATGTACCGTCATTTGAGTACCCATTAACCCAAgggattaataataataataatgttcaTGATCAGTACCAAACACCATCTCCAGATGTTCCATTAGCCTCCTCCTCCTGTTGcattgaagaagatgaaaaagatgatTCATGGATGCAGTTTATTACAGAAGATGCATGGTGTAATTCTTCCAATTCTCCCTTTCAAGGTGAAGAAATCTCTCCACTTGCTTTCACAAATTTATAA
- the LOC107862804 gene encoding homeobox-leucine zipper protein HDG11, whose product MEYGGTGGSGGGGGADPNDASDPQRRKKRYHRHTANQIQRLEDIFKECPHPDEKTRLQLSRDLGLAPRQIKFWFQNRRTQMKAQHERADNCALRTENDKIRCENIAIREALKNVICPSCGGPPVNEDSYFDEQKLRIENMQLKEELDKVSSIAAKYIGRPISQLPPVQPIHLSSLDLSMSSFIGHGPSSLDLDLDLLPGSSSAMPSLAYATLNLSDMDKSLMADVAGNAMEELIRLVQTNEPLWMKSSSIDGRDVLNFDNYDQVFPRTNSHLKNPNVRIEASRDSGVVIMNGLALVDVFMDANKWQEFFPTIVSKARTLEVISSGVMGSRTSSTLQLMYEELQVLSPLVPTRQFYFLRFCQQIEQGSWAIVDVSYDIAQENQYSSTSCKVHRLPSGCLILDMPNGYSKVTWVEHVEVEEKGLIHRLYRDLIHSGLAFGAERWVGTLQRVCERYACLMVNSNPSHDLGGVIPSPQGKRSMMKLAQRMVRNFCTSVNPSNGHQWSTISGLNEFEVRATLQKSTDPGQPNGVVISAATTIWLPIPPQHVFNFFRDERTRPQWDVLSNQNPVQEVAHIANGSHSGNCISVLRAYNTSQNNMLILQESCIDSSGALVVYSPVDVPVINIAMSGEDPTYIPLLPSGFTISPDGRQLNAEAASCSSSSNASTIGGGRSGGSLITVVFQILVSSLPSAKMSPESVNTVNNLIGSTVHQIKTALNCTTS is encoded by the exons ATGGAGTACGGTGGCAccggtggtagtggtggtggtggtggtgctgaTCCTAATGATGCCTCCGATCCTCAACGGAGGAAAAAACGTTATCATCGCCACACTGCTAATCAAATTCAAAGACTTGAAGA TATTTTCAAGGAATGTCCACATCCAGATGAGAAGACGAGGTTACAGTTAAGTAGAGATTTAGGTTTGGCTCCTCGGCAGATTAAGTTTTGGTTCCAAAACAGGAGGACTCAAATGAAG GCACAACATGAGAGAGCAGATAACTGTGCTCTTCGAACAGAGAATGATAAAATTCGATGTGAAAATATAGCAATTAGAGAAGCTTTGAAGAATGTGATTTGTCCATCATGTGGAGGTCCTCCAGTTAATGAAGATTCATATTTCGATGAACAAAAATTGAGAATTGAAAACATGCAATTAAAAGAAGAG CTTGATAAAGTATCTAGTATTGCTGCTAAGTATATAGGGAGGCCAATTTCACAACTACCACCAGTGCAACCTATTCATCTATCTTCACTAGACTTGTCCATGTCTAGTTTTATCGGTCATGGTCCTAGTTCACTTGaccttgatcttgatcttctTCCTGGAAGTTCGTCGGCTATGCCTAGTTTGGCTTATGCTACATTGAATTTATCGGACATGGATAAGTCACTCATGGCCGATGTTGCTGGTAATGCTATGGAGGAACTCATTAGACTGGTTCAAACCAATGAACCTTTGTGGATGAAGTCCTCATCAATTGATGGCAGAGATGTACTTAATTTCGATAATTATGATCAGGTTTTCCCAAGGACTAACAGTCATTTGAAAAATCCCAATGTTCGGATTGAGGCTTCCAGGGATTCAGGTGTTGTCATCATGAATGGTTTAGCATTAGTTGACGTGTTTATGGACGCG AATAAATGGCAGGAATTCTTTCCTACGATTGTTTCAAAGGCTAGAACGCTCGAAGTAATATCATCTGGTGTAATGGGCAGCAGAACTAGTAGTACATTGCAgttg ATGTATGAAGAATTGCAAGTGCTTTCACCGTTGGTCCCAACGCGACAATTTTATTTCCTAAGGTTTTGCCAGCAGATTGAGCAAGGGTCATGGGCAATTGTTGATGTCTCTTATGACATAGCTCAAGAAAATCAGTATTCTTCAACTTCTTGCAAGGTTCATAGGCTTCCGTCTGGATGTTTGATACTAGATATGCCCAATGGTTACTCCAAG GTTACTTGGGTGGAACATGTGGAAGTGGAAGAGAAAGGTTTAATTCATAGGCTATATAGAGATCTTATACATAGTGGATTGGCATTTGGAGCGGAGCGATGGGTTGGCACTCTTCAAAGAGTTTGTGAAAGATATGCTTGTCTCATGGTTAATAGCAACCCGTCTCATGACCTCGGTGGAG TAATTCCATCGCCTCAAGGGAAGAGGAGCATGATGAAACTGGCGCAAAGGATGGTGCGCAATTTCTGTACTAGCGTAAATCCATCTAATGGACATCAATGGAGCACAATTTCTGGTTTGAATGAGTTTGAAGTTAGAGCCACCCTCCAAAAGAGCACTGATCCCGGCCAGCCAAATGGCGTAGTCATTAGTGCAGCTACCACAATTTGGCTGCCAATTCCTCCACAACATGTCTTCAATTTCTTCAGAGACGAAAGGACTCGACCCCAG TGGGATGTCCTTTCCAACCAAAATCCAGTGCAGGAGGTAGCACATATTGCGAATGGCTCTCATTCAGGGAACTGCATTTCTGTGCTACGG GCCTACAACACTAGCCAGAACAACATGCTGATACTCCAAGAAAGCTGCATAGACTCATCAGGGGCACTAGTAGTGTATAGCCCAGTAGATGTACCGGTCATCAACATAGCAATGAGCGGTGAGGACCCCACGTATATCCCATTGCTTCCCTCAGGGTTCACAATATCACCAGACGGACGACAACTAAACGCGGAGGCAGCATCATGCAGCAGCAGCTCAAATGCAAGTACCATAGGAGGAGGCAGGTCAGGGGGTTCACTTATAACAGTAGTGTTCCAAATACTAGTAAGCAGCTTACCATCAGCAAAAATGAGTCCAGAATCAGTAAACACTGTGAATAACCTCATAGGCAGCACTGTTCACCAAATTAAAACTGCCTTGAATTGCACCACTTCTtga
- the LOC107866035 gene encoding NAC domain-containing protein 86 isoform X1 — translation MAPVGLPPGFRFHPTDEELVNYYLKRKIHGQEIELDIIPEVDLYKCEPWELAEKSFLPSRDPEWYFFGPRDRKYPNGFRTNRATRAGYWKSTGKDRRVSSQNRAIGMKKTLVYYRGRAPQGIRTDWVMHEYRLDDKECEEISSIQVDSYALCRVFKKNGICSEIEELGQPSINVPSFEYPLTQGINNNNNVHDQYQTPSPDVPLASSSCCIEEDEKDDSWMQFITEDAWCNSSNSPFQGEEISPLAFTNL, via the exons ATGGCGCCCGTCGGTCTCCCTCCTGGTTTTAGGTTCCATCCCACCGATGAAGAACTCGTTAATTACTATCTCAAACGAAAAATCCATGGCCAAGAGATTGAACTTGATATCATCCCTGAAGTTGATCTCTACAAATGTGAGCCTTGGGAATTAGCAG AGAAATCTTTTTTGCCAAGTAGAGATCCGGAGTGGTATTTTTTTGGTCCAAGGGACAGGAAGTATCCGAACGGGTTCAGAACGAACAGAGCCACTAGAGCTGGATACTGGAAATCGACAGGGAAAGATAGGAGAGTGTCATCGCAGAATCGCGCGATTGGGATGAAGAAAACGTTGGTGTATTACAGGGGAAGAGCACCACAGGGGATTAGAACTGATTGGGTAATGCATGAGTATAGACTAGATGATAAAGAATGTGAAGAAATCTCCAGCATTCAGGTA GATTCATATGCATTGTGTCGCGTATTCAAGAAAAATGGTATTTGTTCAGAAATAGAAGAACTAGGGCAACCTAGTATTAATGTACCGTCATTTGAGTACCCATTAACCCAAgggattaataataataataatgttcaTGATCAGTACCAAACACCATCTCCAGATGTTCCATTAGCCTCCTCCTCCTGTTGcattgaagaagatgaaaaagatgatTCATGGATGCAGTTTATTACAGAAGATGCATGGTGTAATTCTTCCAATTCTCCCTTTCAAGGTGAAGAAATCTCTCCACTTGCTTTCACAAATTTATAA